The stretch of DNA ATTTCTTTTTCTCTATCTTGTTTGTTAAAGCCTCAAAGGCACAAGCTGTTGAACTTATCACCTGCCATTGTAACCTACTCAAAGTCGCTTAGCGAATTAATTACTATTGGACAATGCATTTTACATCCAGCATTTCAAATTGTCCATGTTATTGTACTTTCGATACATGGGAAATGTGTGATCCAAAAAACAAGCATTGAATTAGTTGCATATATGCGCTACAATACTAGAAAGTAGAAACTGTGTTATTTTGTTTGTGTCATGGTACACACCTTACTGACTATTGAATGACCAGCatagttttccaaaaaataGACTACAAGCTCATAAAATCTATTAACTTGTTAATAATGCCAATTTGATTGTTTAGTTATTTATCTCACTATCTCTTACATAAGAAGATTGATTTTGTTGGCAAGATGAATTTGTCCTGAGATGTTATTTTACCTCTGTAATCAGACTTGAGCATGACTAGGCTTGGTCATTGACCAACTAAAATGGAAGGTTTTTAAACTAAGTTAGTTGAccaatgagagaccaattcaaAGTCATCCTAAGAAATGTTGCAAATGTTGGCTTACCTAATCCACCGTAGACTATACCATGGAGCGATCAAAGAAAGAGATAAGAAGCTTCCTATGGATTGCAGACTTGGTATCCCTAGTGAGAAGCCAAAAGTTGACACTGCATCTCCAGAGATAAGGTGCTTGGCTCCTACTGCACTCCAGAATTGCACTGCATTGAATTCTTGACCCGATAGTAGACACTGTCTTAAACTGATGGTCGAGAAACCAGTTGTCAGGCTTCTTCCAGAACATAGATATAACATTAAAACAAAACCCCAAAGCATGTAAACAGGTGGACGTGCAGCTATCATCGTGCCAAGATGAGTATTTATCATGACAGTTCGTGTGAGCAAAAATCCTTACTTGACTGACTCAAGGAATGTTCCTTCTGTCCTTCTGGGACTAAGACACAACCCATCAGATAGAGCAGATACAGTAGGCTTTCTCTCCATCAGATGCACTATCACCGGGAACCAGAGACATTACAGCATGCCAATATTTGTGATCGAGCTACAGCCCACACGGGTGATGCAGCAGCCACCTTCGGAGGGAGCAGCTTTGTGCACATGCACGAAATGCTTGTGTGTGGCCATATAAGTATTTCCCATTTCTATATCTGTCATTGATGATTTTGGTATAATTCGAATCAGTAGGTATCCGCAGCATTATCTCTTACTGGACCAGTTTGAATTGGACAAGAGTTATGTTGTTCGATTTGTTAGAGTGGCATGGATTTCTGATACAGTGAAACATTGATTGGAGTTGCAAATATTGGCAGTTTCCTTTTACAGTTTGGGACCCTCTTTTTTAACAACTCAGGAAAACAGTTTATTATAAGCTGTTTTTTATATCGAATGTATACCTGTTGGGGTGGTTAAACCACCGTCGCATGCTTTAACATAGCATTTGGGATAGGATGTTAAGTTCCAGTTAAATGTGAAAAAACATTACCATATACTTGAAGGGGGGATTTGTTTCATGGCAGTCTTTTGCGGAATGAGGTATTCATACTTAGTATTCATAGTCAATAGTGATGCTGTGTTTTCTAAATGGTCAAAATGATTAAATTGAACATAAGAACATTTTCTACTAAAGAAAGATTCAGTGGAACATGAGTTGCTTAATTTCGCTTGAATTGATTTACGTTTTACCAGGTGATTGTGTTTTTGTAATCCTCCAACTTTTGTTCATCCCTCCCTTTTGTGGGGTACGGGAGTTGTTCTTGTGCAGGGCTCTTCCTCCCTTCTCTTTCTCCCTTTGTAAGATATACAACGTCATGTTTGTTTCTTGTTTTACACGCAGCTAGTGCTTCACCTTTGTATAAGTTTAAGATTGCTTCAGTTCTTTCCTAGGACAATAACTAGTACTTTGTTCAGATTGTGTTCAAGTATCACTATCAAACTGGCTGAATTGTCCTGTTTGTGAGTGTTTCAGGATTATCGTGGCCATGGTGATAGCTGTTGAGAGCGTGATCTCTTGGTGAGTCCTATTCTTGTTGCCTGCTGATTCTTTCGTAGTTTCAAACCTACTGCTTGTTGATGCATATCTGTCCTGCTGTATTTACTCCAGGATGCCAATGTATTCAGAAATGAAGCTAGCTTTCTTTGTCTACCTGTGGTACCCCAAAACTAAGGTACATATTTGTTTCTCAGACTTTATATTTTTCGGTGCACGCATTTGTTTGGGTTGAAGTTTGCTTTAACTTAGTTCATTTTCAGGGAAGTGATGTTGTATATGACACCTTTCTTCGCCCCATAGTTATGCAATATGAACCGAACATCGAGCAGAGATTGCTCCATCTTAGGGCGAAATCTGGGCAGCTAATTTCCTTCTACATGAAGAATTTTGCGGATAAAGGAACAGCCTTCTTCATGGATGTCCTCCGTTATGTTATATCTGAGAAACCTGAAGGATCCAATGCAGAGGTAATGGCAATTTCTCCATCTGACCTACTCAGTATAGCATGCACTGTATTATATGTTTGCTCGTTGCTCacacatggtatgttccattcttGACTAAATTTCTGCATGCAGTTGAATTTCAGCAGTCATCACTAATTGTTTGTCTGATATTGCGCTATATTTCTATTGGTTATTTTTTTTCCTGAAAACCATCGATCATAAATTTCTCATACATATGAATTTGTCTTTTCTTGGTAAAGTTCATATC from Sorghum bicolor cultivar BTx623 chromosome 8, Sorghum_bicolor_NCBIv3, whole genome shotgun sequence encodes:
- the LOC8073457 gene encoding putative HVA22-like protein g; its protein translation is MLGELLSKILLLLFGYAMPAFECFKTVETRPNDAHMLRFWCQYWIIVAMVIAVESVISWMPMYSEMKLAFFVYLWYPKTKGSDVVYDTFLRPIVMQYEPNIEQRLLHLRAKSGQLISFYMKNFADKGTAFFMDVLRYVISEKPEGSNAELRNKKSGWSPFATKRRPPSPPPEPLFDSNPDAALLAEALRGAIGAKPRRGSNDKHY